From Thermincola ferriacetica, the proteins below share one genomic window:
- a CDS encoding response regulator — translation MPIKVLIADDVAETRENIKRLLQFEKEITVVGEAVDGEDVIRQTGKLNPDIILMDINMPGLDGIKATEAISLKYPKTSIIIISVQGEVEYVRRAMAAGAREYMVKPFTSDELAGTIKNVYDFEMKRKIQAADPLKPMDNKDPQIITVFSTKGGVGKTTIVTNLAVSLFHETRKKVVIVDLDLQFGDVAVMMNVIPKRTITELIQDIGSLDAETLESYLVPHSSGVRVLPAPTRPEYAELITAAHVEKILNTLKQKYDYIIVDTPPFFHETTLTALDICQQILLIVSLDLPTIKNVKLGLEVLESLHHKGKVKLILNRSSNEIGIKCSDMERSLGMKVAAHIPSDGRVVVGAVNKGVPFVISQPGAKISQSVKELAQMIIKRSDTGLETSDESKKGLLSRLFG, via the coding sequence ATGCCAATTAAAGTACTAATAGCTGACGATGTGGCAGAAACCAGGGAAAATATAAAGCGGCTCCTGCAATTTGAAAAAGAGATAACGGTCGTTGGCGAGGCTGTCGACGGTGAGGATGTCATCAGGCAGACAGGCAAGCTTAATCCCGATATTATTTTGATGGACATTAACATGCCCGGACTTGATGGAATCAAGGCTACGGAGGCAATCTCCCTGAAGTACCCCAAAACAAGTATTATCATTATTTCCGTACAGGGGGAGGTTGAATATGTCAGGCGAGCCATGGCGGCAGGGGCCAGGGAATATATGGTCAAGCCTTTTACCAGCGACGAACTGGCCGGTACTATTAAAAATGTTTATGATTTTGAAATGAAAAGAAAAATCCAGGCCGCTGATCCCTTAAAGCCGATGGATAACAAAGACCCGCAGATTATTACGGTTTTTAGCACCAAAGGCGGCGTGGGTAAAACAACCATTGTTACCAACCTGGCAGTAAGTTTATTTCACGAGACCAGGAAAAAGGTGGTCATCGTTGATTTGGACCTGCAGTTTGGTGACGTGGCGGTAATGATGAATGTAATACCGAAAAGAACGATTACCGAACTTATTCAGGATATCGGGTCTCTGGATGCGGAAACACTGGAAAGTTACCTGGTTCCGCATTCGTCCGGCGTCAGGGTACTGCCGGCGCCCACCCGTCCCGAATATGCCGAGTTGATTACGGCTGCCCATGTGGAAAAAATACTTAACACGTTAAAACAAAAATACGATTATATCATAGTGGATACGCCGCCTTTTTTTCACGAGACGACTTTAACAGCCCTGGATATATGCCAGCAAATACTTCTGATCGTTTCCCTGGATTTGCCGACCATTAAAAATGTCAAGCTGGGTTTGGAAGTTTTAGAATCTCTGCACCACAAAGGCAAAGTAAAGCTCATCTTAAACAGGTCTTCCAACGAGATCGGCATCAAATGCAGTGATATGGAAAGAAGTCTGGGCATGAAGGTTGCTGCCCATATCCCCAGTGATGGAAGAGTTGTAGTAGGGGCAGTGAATAAGGGGGTCCCTTTTGTTATTTCCCAGCCCGGGGCCAAAATCAGCCAAAGTGTAAAAGAACTGGCCCAGATGATTATAAAAAGGTCGGACACCGGGCTGGAAACAAGCGACGAGAGCAAAAAAGGCCTGCTTAGCAGATTATTTGGATAA
- a CDS encoding CpaF family protein, which produces MSLLKRLEQEKQNLNEGPDTQERVFSQPVVKDPYQELKLKIHKQVIEELDDEILKGDKTDVEISPEKLKNQIEDLVNPIIDREAGFIPRADRAKIVSEIIDEVIGLGPITPLINDPTVSEIMVNGPHQVYVERSGKLQLTDISFRDNEHVMHIIEKIVAPLGRRIDESSPMVDARLPDGSRVNAIIPPLALKGPTITIRKFSKDPLQIDDLIRFGTLTPQMAKFLEACVKGRLNIVVSGGTGSGKTTTLNVLSSFIPNDERIITCEDAAELQLRQEHVVTLESRPANIEGKGAVTIRDLVKNCLRMRPDRIVVGEVRSGEALDMLQAMNTGHDGSLTTGHANSPRDMLSRLETMVLMAGMELPVRAIREQIASAVDMIVQQNRLKDGSRKITHITEVLGLEGDTIVLQDIFVFEQKGVDDRGRIIGQFRPTGIRPKFLSKLEAAGIILPEDTFAVPIS; this is translated from the coding sequence ATGTCTTTGCTGAAAAGGCTTGAACAGGAAAAGCAGAACCTGAATGAGGGTCCGGATACTCAGGAACGGGTGTTCAGCCAGCCTGTTGTCAAGGACCCTTATCAGGAGCTGAAGCTGAAGATTCATAAACAGGTTATAGAAGAGCTGGATGATGAGATACTAAAAGGAGACAAGACGGATGTGGAGATTTCCCCGGAGAAACTGAAGAATCAGATTGAAGACCTGGTTAATCCCATTATTGACCGGGAGGCCGGTTTTATTCCCAGGGCAGACAGAGCAAAGATTGTTTCGGAGATAATTGATGAAGTAATCGGATTGGGGCCTATTACGCCGCTGATAAATGACCCCACCGTTTCGGAAATTATGGTGAACGGCCCTCATCAGGTATATGTGGAGAGAAGCGGTAAGCTGCAATTAACGGATATTTCCTTTCGGGATAATGAGCACGTCATGCATATTATAGAAAAAATTGTGGCGCCTCTGGGCCGGCGCATAGATGAAAGTTCGCCAATGGTTGACGCGCGGTTGCCCGATGGGTCACGGGTAAACGCCATAATTCCTCCCCTGGCCTTGAAAGGGCCGACTATTACTATCAGGAAATTTTCCAAAGACCCACTGCAAATCGACGACCTGATCAGGTTCGGCACCCTGACGCCGCAGATGGCTAAATTTTTGGAAGCCTGTGTCAAAGGAAGACTGAATATAGTCGTGTCAGGGGGAACCGGTTCCGGTAAAACCACCACTTTAAATGTTCTTTCGTCGTTTATACCAAATGATGAACGCATTATTACCTGTGAGGATGCTGCGGAACTGCAATTGCGCCAAGAACACGTGGTGACTCTGGAAAGCAGGCCGGCCAATATCGAGGGCAAGGGCGCCGTGACAATCAGGGATTTGGTCAAAAATTGCCTGCGGATGAGGCCGGACCGAATAGTAGTCGGCGAAGTCCGGAGCGGTGAAGCGCTGGATATGCTGCAGGCTATGAATACGGGCCATGACGGGTCTCTGACGACGGGTCATGCCAACTCGCCGCGGGATATGTTGTCCCGGTTGGAAACCATGGTTTTAATGGCCGGTATGGAATTACCGGTGCGTGCCATCAGGGAACAGATTGCTTCGGCCGTGGACATGATTGTTCAGCAAAACCGGTTGAAAGACGGGTCGAGGAAAATTACCCATATCACTGAAGTGCTCGGTTTAGAAGGGGATACGATAGTTTTGCAGGATATTTTTGTCTTTGAGCAAAAAGGCGTTGATGACAGAGGAAGGATTATCGGTCAGTTCAGGCCGACGGGCATAAGGCCAAAATTCCTGAGTAAATTGGAGGCGGCAGGAATAATACTGCCCGAAGATACTTTTGCGGTGCCCATAAGCTAA
- a CDS encoding type II secretion system F family protein produces MQSLVLLLIFGTVFVFSYFVLMAVTARRRMLIARMEQYTKRIYEADNRARKPKESINLKKLFQKSSKIFAARSFAKTMEAELIKADIPLRGEEFVLINVLCVLGMGILAFIFTGNFVLGWVGASAGFIVPKYVVKAAKQKRVARFNAQIGDALIIMANSLRAGFSFLQAMELVSKEMPAPISVEFARALREMNLGTATEEALQNLCNRVESEDLDLVITAVLIQRQVGGNLSQILEGISHTIRERVRIKGEIKTLTAQGRISGMIVGALPVGMGLILAAINPGYIGILFSDSLGLVLIVAGVILQLIGVALIKKIVDIKV; encoded by the coding sequence ATGCAATCCCTGGTTTTGCTCCTTATTTTCGGGACTGTTTTTGTCTTCAGTTATTTTGTGCTGATGGCTGTAACGGCCCGGCGCAGAATGCTGATTGCCCGTATGGAACAGTACACCAAACGCATCTATGAAGCGGATAACAGGGCCAGGAAACCAAAAGAGAGCATTAATTTGAAAAAGTTGTTTCAAAAGTCCAGTAAAATCTTCGCTGCCAGGAGTTTTGCCAAAACCATGGAAGCGGAACTGATTAAGGCGGATATTCCCCTGCGGGGTGAGGAATTTGTTCTGATAAACGTGCTTTGTGTGCTGGGGATGGGGATCCTGGCCTTTATATTTACGGGCAACTTTGTTTTGGGCTGGGTTGGGGCAAGTGCCGGATTTATAGTGCCCAAATATGTTGTGAAGGCAGCCAAACAAAAAAGAGTGGCCCGGTTCAATGCCCAGATCGGCGATGCGCTGATAATTATGGCTAATTCATTGCGAGCCGGTTTCAGTTTTTTGCAGGCCATGGAACTGGTGAGCAAGGAAATGCCCGCCCCGATTTCCGTTGAATTTGCCCGGGCTTTACGGGAAATGAATTTGGGTACCGCAACGGAAGAGGCCCTGCAAAACCTCTGTAACCGTGTAGAAAGCGAGGACCTGGACCTGGTTATCACGGCAGTATTGATTCAGCGCCAGGTGGGCGGCAACCTGTCCCAGATATTGGAGGGCATATCCCATACCATCAGAGAGCGGGTGCGTATCAAAGGGGAAATAAAAACCCTGACAGCCCAGGGCCGCATATCGGGCATGATAGTTGGGGCCTTACCTGTTGGGATGGGGTTGATTCTTGCCGCCATAAATCCCGGATACATAGGTATCCTGTTCAGTGATTCGCTGGGTCTTGTCCTGATTGTCGCCGGTGTTATATTGCAACTTATTGGGGTAGCTCTGATCAAGAAAATTGTCGATATTAAAGTTTGA
- a CDS encoding type II secretion system F family protein, with the protein MLYLVLGLTFVTVLFLVQGIYYTVYRDKIIVAQRIEEIISMNEKQQIEDELDRPFFERVVRPVLERIALSLGKAIPAKKRISLQRKLLAAGNPLDLSPNEFMVIQYALTLFLPVIGIVVVLPLGWSPAGMVAVVALGGTIGFLLPEYYLKAKSAARQEEIQDTLPDVLDLLTVSVEAGLGFDAAMVKVVEKIKGVLSQECARMLQEVKMGKPRRDALKDLGVRTGVEDVQSFVGAVIQADQLGVSIGNVLRVQSEQMRQKRRQRAEQKAMKAPVKMLIPLIIFIFPTIFIVVLGPAAIQVLKTF; encoded by the coding sequence GTGTTGTACCTTGTTTTGGGGCTTACTTTTGTAACGGTGCTCTTTTTGGTCCAGGGCATTTATTATACTGTGTACCGCGATAAAATCATTGTCGCCCAACGCATAGAAGAAATCATTTCCATGAATGAGAAGCAGCAGATAGAGGATGAACTGGACAGACCCTTTTTTGAGCGGGTAGTCAGGCCTGTGCTGGAGAGAATTGCTTTGTCCTTGGGCAAAGCCATACCGGCCAAGAAACGAATTTCCCTGCAGCGAAAATTACTGGCTGCCGGCAATCCCTTGGATCTTTCACCCAATGAATTTATGGTCATTCAATATGCGCTGACCCTTTTTCTCCCGGTTATCGGTATAGTTGTTGTCCTGCCGTTGGGCTGGAGCCCGGCCGGTATGGTAGCAGTAGTGGCATTAGGTGGAACCATCGGTTTTTTGCTGCCCGAGTACTATTTAAAAGCAAAGTCGGCGGCCAGACAGGAGGAAATTCAGGATACGCTCCCGGATGTGCTCGATTTGTTGACGGTTAGCGTGGAAGCCGGTCTGGGCTTTGATGCGGCAATGGTAAAGGTGGTGGAAAAAATAAAAGGGGTTTTATCCCAGGAATGCGCCAGGATGCTGCAGGAAGTTAAAATGGGTAAGCCGAGGAGAGATGCGCTGAAGGATTTGGGTGTCAGAACGGGTGTGGAAGATGTCCAGTCTTTTGTCGGAGCTGTTATTCAGGCAGACCAGTTAGGGGTGAGCATAGGCAATGTTTTGCGGGTGCAATCGGAGCAAATGCGCCAGAAAAGACGCCAGAGGGCAGAGCAAAAGGCGATGAAAGCCCCTGTTAAAATGCTTATTCCCCTGATAATCTTTATTTTTCCCACGATTTTTATTGTCGTTCTTGGTCCGGCGGCAATCCAGGTTTTGAAAACATTCTGA
- a CDS encoding DUF192 domain-containing protein, protein MYIVNTSAGMVLANKVKVADKWLTRLIGLLNRKNFFAGEALLIKPCKGVHTCFMRFSIDVLFLDMNNAIIGIYKNLPPFRCTKVFSRAFQVIELPAGTVEKTGTKLGDNITIESH, encoded by the coding sequence TTGTATATAGTAAATACCAGCGCAGGCATGGTTTTAGCCAATAAGGTGAAAGTGGCTGACAAATGGCTTACAAGGCTTATAGGCCTCTTAAACAGAAAAAACTTTTTTGCAGGAGAAGCTTTGTTAATCAAGCCCTGCAAAGGCGTACATACTTGTTTTATGAGATTTTCCATTGATGTGCTGTTTCTGGATATGAACAACGCCATTATAGGCATATACAAAAATTTGCCCCCTTTCCGGTGTACTAAAGTTTTTTCCCGGGCGTTCCAGGTCATTGAACTGCCGGCGGGAACAGTGGAGAAAACAGGAACCAAACTGGGAGATAACATAACCATAGAATCACATTAG
- a CDS encoding sensor domain-containing diguanylate cyclase codes for MARARTGFMHSLYVWLVIFLGCGLLVSMLRLQPVDIDFLREYLVFLVLGVLAEWFVVALPQGSLSVGFAVVLTSFLLFDTSATVLISVLSALLGNLVISKDGSFRTTLFNGAQYTISAVGAAYAYYYVGGLTSDKISLPNILPLLVFVLSYFVINHLLVNIFLWPSCRHYTWSMWGAALKWDIYTYLFSTPVGILMFLIYNKTGLLGAALLFIPVLTLKYLLRLYINLEMANRELSVLYGVAQSLGASLDMAETLGLILTESRKVISYHTGIIYLWHEEEQLLIPSAIRSPYADKLKKISFSLDEGIVGMVAKTGQPEIVYDTKKDRRLRSMPGITQFLRSLLVVPLMVEKKIIGVVTIGKKEPYAYGPKHMQILTILGGQAAVAMANALLYKKIEKLAITDGLTKVYNHRYFYKKFEEEYQRSQRYGCKFSVIMIDIDYFKRFNDEFGHKAGDTALFTVAKIIKKNTRNIDTVARYGGEEFAILLPETDSGDAKTVAERIRKAISETVFRIADDKPPVGVTVSIGVSSYPADTKDPQQVVELADQALYYSKEHGKNRVTVWSQMNLTPVEKET; via the coding sequence TTGGCCAGAGCCAGAACCGGTTTCATGCATAGTTTATATGTCTGGCTGGTAATATTTCTGGGCTGCGGACTGCTTGTTTCCATGTTGCGGCTACAGCCCGTTGATATTGATTTTTTGCGTGAATACCTTGTGTTTCTGGTTTTGGGTGTATTGGCCGAATGGTTTGTGGTAGCGCTGCCCCAGGGCAGTCTTTCAGTGGGGTTTGCAGTAGTATTAACCTCCTTTTTGCTTTTTGATACGAGCGCAACGGTATTGATCAGTGTTTTAAGCGCTCTGCTGGGTAATTTGGTAATTTCCAAAGACGGTTCGTTCCGTACAACTTTATTTAACGGTGCTCAATATACCATTTCTGCTGTCGGCGCCGCTTATGCATATTATTACGTTGGAGGCCTGACTTCGGATAAGATTTCGCTTCCCAATATCCTGCCTTTATTGGTATTTGTTTTAAGCTATTTTGTGATAAATCACCTGTTGGTGAACATATTTCTTTGGCCTTCCTGCCGCCATTATACCTGGTCGATGTGGGGGGCTGCTCTTAAGTGGGATATATATACTTATTTATTTTCCACACCGGTGGGTATCTTAATGTTTCTCATCTATAACAAAACCGGCCTGCTCGGAGCGGCTTTGCTGTTTATACCTGTCCTGACCTTGAAGTACCTGTTGAGGTTGTATATAAACCTGGAAATGGCCAATCGGGAGCTGTCGGTGCTTTACGGGGTAGCCCAAAGTTTAGGCGCCAGCCTCGATATGGCCGAGACGTTGGGGTTAATTTTGACGGAAAGCCGGAAAGTTATATCCTACCATACAGGGATCATTTATTTGTGGCATGAGGAGGAACAACTCCTGATTCCTTCAGCCATAAGAAGTCCCTATGCAGATAAACTTAAGAAAATATCCTTCTCTTTGGATGAAGGGATTGTTGGTATGGTAGCTAAAACAGGGCAGCCGGAAATAGTATACGATACCAAGAAAGACCGGCGCCTCAGGTCTATGCCCGGTATTACCCAGTTTCTCAGGTCATTACTGGTCGTTCCCCTCATGGTTGAAAAAAAGATTATCGGGGTTGTAACCATTGGCAAGAAAGAACCCTATGCGTACGGGCCCAAGCATATGCAGATTCTTACCATACTAGGCGGCCAGGCAGCGGTAGCCATGGCTAACGCTCTGCTTTATAAAAAGATTGAGAAATTGGCTATTACCGATGGCTTGACCAAGGTTTACAATCACCGCTATTTTTATAAAAAATTCGAGGAAGAGTATCAGCGGTCTCAAAGGTATGGCTGTAAATTTTCCGTCATTATGATTGATATAGATTACTTTAAACGGTTTAATGACGAATTTGGCCACAAGGCGGGAGATACGGCTTTGTTTACCGTGGCCAAGATTATAAAGAAAAATACGCGGAACATTGACACAGTAGCCAGATACGGGGGTGAAGAGTTTGCCATACTTCTTCCCGAGACTGATTCGGGCGATGCAAAAACAGTAGCGGAGCGAATAAGAAAGGCTATCAGCGAGACTGTTTTCAGGATTGCAGATGATAAACCTCCGGTGGGTGTAACAGTGAGTATAGGGGTTTCCTCCTATCCTGCGGATACAAAAGACCCGCAACAGGTAGTCGAATTAGCTGACCAGGCCCTCTATTATTCCAAGGAACATGGGAAGAACCGGGTTACTGTTTGGTCCCAAATGAACCTTACGCCAGTCGAGAAGGAAACTTGA
- a CDS encoding GGDEF domain-containing protein produces the protein MIGDSNTNRNLWIITGLASIPFAILAFVDPAKVKFPHIYILFVSACLFNGLVVPFVLFKNEPDWIQKTLALGVNMIFATLWIDYTGGTSSIFYPNFYLLPIIAATMYCGFIDSFLTAFFAGLLSLWFQYNELGLNLAIIGETSILVNIIFFFLLSSILGYLIKIGREQQASTMKITSELETAYHQLSASHEQLQSYTEIIEKMNKEMEQLAITDELTGLYNYRYFQIALDKELKKNKFSVISLFMLDIDNFKLFNDRHGHLMGNRMLAEIARVIKENVRGVDTAVRYGGEEFAVIFPGMDSNEVAQLAERIRKIVENTYIKTGAGEPVSVTVSIGVASYPRDAQTKSELISHADLALYDAKQAGRNQVCTFKKKPALES, from the coding sequence ATGATAGGTGACAGCAATACCAATCGTAACTTGTGGATAATCACCGGACTGGCCAGTATCCCTTTTGCCATACTGGCTTTTGTGGACCCGGCCAAAGTCAAGTTTCCGCACATATATATACTGTTTGTCAGCGCCTGCCTATTTAACGGGCTGGTTGTTCCATTTGTTCTTTTTAAAAACGAACCTGACTGGATTCAAAAGACCCTGGCTTTGGGTGTAAACATGATTTTCGCCACTCTGTGGATTGATTATACCGGAGGGACTTCCAGTATTTTTTACCCCAATTTTTATCTGCTGCCCATTATTGCCGCTACGATGTACTGCGGTTTTATCGACAGTTTTCTCACCGCTTTTTTTGCCGGCTTGTTAAGTCTATGGTTTCAATACAACGAATTGGGCTTAAACCTGGCTATTATCGGGGAAACATCCATACTGGTGAACATTATCTTTTTCTTTCTCCTGTCTTCCATATTGGGTTACCTGATTAAGATTGGCAGGGAACAGCAGGCCAGTACCATGAAAATCACCTCTGAACTGGAAACAGCCTATCACCAGTTATCTGCATCCCATGAGCAACTGCAGAGTTATACGGAAATAATAGAAAAAATGAACAAGGAAATGGAACAGTTGGCCATAACTGATGAACTGACGGGGTTGTATAACTACCGCTATTTTCAGATAGCGCTGGATAAAGAGCTGAAGAAGAACAAGTTTTCGGTGATTTCCCTTTTTATGCTGGACATTGACAATTTTAAGCTTTTCAATGACAGGCACGGCCATTTAATGGGCAACCGTATGCTGGCGGAAATTGCCCGGGTAATAAAGGAAAATGTGCGCGGTGTTGATACGGCGGTAAGATACGGTGGCGAAGAGTTTGCTGTCATTTTTCCCGGCATGGATAGCAATGAAGTGGCCCAGTTAGCGGAACGGATCAGGAAAATAGTGGAAAACACCTATATTAAAACAGGCGCGGGCGAACCGGTATCAGTCACAGTAAGTATCGGGGTAGCCAGCTACCCCAGGGATGCCCAGACAAAGAGTGAACTTATCAGCCATGCTGATTTAGCGCTTTACGATGCCAAGCAGGCAGGGCGAAACCAAGTATGCACATTTAAGAAGAAGCCAGCGTTGGAGAGCTAA
- a CDS encoding DEAD/DEAH box helicase, which translates to MQYTLYYACNADAYQIKYSPDISFDACYLATDGYHVFPLAKPLPLGIVHAIQTRLTKNGANKITGWAKGLWQKIVAVDKGLDYNRAKRLTDKILTRMRLQEHRLNAGTEPVPVWSGRWPVWDSQALEILLKTITGRILQKAEIERSLAENGINNFTGLDLSLHYLYLQGKIDILPGVGYTGPGELQCFRCGSKTGVVPAACARCNQACYYCEDCIMLGAARFCEPLYRGGVEQTIPETYAAEPVLRCRGLSAAQEMAAARLEDFVKDKFRQICLVEAVCGAGKTEVAFRGIAQALKEEARVLYAAPRRDVITELYPRFVEAFPGVTITALYGGSPTKYGEAAITLATTHQLMRFAGKFDIVFLDEADAYPYRENSVLRGVLQRALKEGSKIIYITATPDPFLYRQVRDRHATKILLPARYHGYRLPVPEILKSYIIRNGQMDPVLVDWLFERGIRRQAKVFIFVPHVSDTLVVYDILRQYFADDKCACAVHAADPERDRKKLAFQKGPVPFLVTTTIMERGITVPNAHVLVLWADNKRIFTEGTLIQMAGRTGRTVDYPAGDVLYAAATVSEPMEAAIKKIIGTNSLAGQRGLLR; encoded by the coding sequence ATGCAGTACACGTTATATTATGCTTGTAATGCAGACGCTTATCAAATCAAATATTCACCGGACATAAGTTTCGACGCCTGTTATCTGGCAACTGACGGCTACCATGTATTTCCCCTGGCTAAGCCTCTGCCTTTGGGAATAGTTCATGCCATTCAGACCAGGTTAACCAAAAATGGTGCCAATAAAATAACGGGCTGGGCAAAAGGTCTTTGGCAAAAAATTGTGGCCGTTGATAAAGGGCTTGATTATAACCGGGCCAAAAGGCTGACGGACAAAATATTAACCCGTATGCGCTTACAGGAACACCGGCTGAATGCTGGGACGGAACCGGTGCCGGTTTGGAGCGGGCGGTGGCCGGTGTGGGACAGTCAGGCACTGGAAATATTACTAAAAACAATAACCGGCAGAATATTGCAGAAGGCGGAAATTGAAAGAAGCCTGGCTGAAAACGGTATCAATAATTTTACGGGCCTGGATTTGAGCTTGCATTATTTGTATCTGCAGGGGAAAATAGATATTTTGCCGGGGGTAGGTTATACCGGTCCAGGAGAATTGCAGTGCTTTCGCTGTGGCAGCAAAACAGGGGTAGTCCCTGCGGCATGTGCCCGCTGCAATCAGGCGTGTTATTATTGTGAGGACTGCATTATGCTGGGCGCTGCCCGTTTCTGTGAGCCTTTATACAGAGGCGGGGTAGAGCAGACAATACCTGAGACTTATGCAGCCGAGCCGGTGTTACGGTGCAGGGGGTTGTCCGCAGCCCAGGAGATGGCGGCTGCCAGGCTGGAAGACTTTGTAAAGGATAAATTCCGCCAAATATGTTTGGTGGAGGCTGTTTGCGGCGCCGGAAAAACGGAAGTGGCTTTCCGGGGTATAGCCCAGGCGCTGAAAGAGGAGGCCCGGGTTCTTTATGCCGCTCCCCGGCGGGATGTTATTACCGAGCTCTACCCGAGGTTTGTGGAGGCTTTTCCCGGAGTGACCATTACTGCCCTGTACGGGGGCAGCCCGACCAAATATGGGGAAGCGGCCATAACCCTGGCTACTACCCATCAGCTTATGAGATTTGCCGGTAAATTCGACATAGTATTTCTGGATGAAGCCGATGCCTACCCTTATAGAGAAAATTCTGTTCTACGGGGCGTTTTGCAGAGGGCCTTGAAAGAAGGCAGCAAAATAATATATATTACCGCTACCCCTGACCCCTTTCTCTACCGGCAGGTCAGGGACCGGCACGCCACAAAAATTTTGCTTCCAGCCCGGTACCATGGCTATCGTCTGCCTGTCCCCGAGATTTTAAAGTCCTACATTATAAGAAATGGGCAGATGGACCCTGTCCTTGTGGACTGGCTTTTTGAACGGGGAATCAGGAGACAGGCCAAAGTATTTATTTTCGTTCCCCATGTCTCAGATACGCTGGTGGTTTATGACATATTAAGGCAGTATTTTGCTGATGACAAATGTGCCTGCGCAGTCCATGCTGCAGACCCTGAAAGGGACCGGAAAAAACTCGCCTTTCAAAAAGGCCCAGTTCCTTTCCTGGTAACTACAACAATTATGGAGCGGGGAATTACCGTGCCCAACGCGCATGTGCTCGTGCTCTGGGCTGATAACAAGCGCATTTTTACAGAGGGCACTTTGATTCAAATGGCCGGACGGACCGGGCGAACGGTAGATTACCCTGCCGGGGATGTTCTTTATGCCGCTGCCACCGTCTCAGAACCTATGGAGGCAGCGATTAAAAAAATTATCGGGACCAATAGTCTGGCCGGACAGAGGGGGCTGCTAAGGTGA
- a CDS encoding ComF family protein: MISFLACLRDLLLPPLPRCPLCGAEYEGDCCSRCLEELTENQMLSCRVCGRFFSKSPDEERVCHACRNKAPAYSFAKAAGIYDGRLREAIHLLKYTGKQSLADLLARLLIEQMIKDERFLDTDVVIPVPLHKERLLARTFNQAELLARRVAKELMLPFDGTSLTRVKHTPTQTKLSAEERRRNLVDSFAVVADANLKGKNVLLIDDVLTTGSTVEECTRTLIMAGAHRVCVLTLATGCIGGQRKNSNFVLV; the protein is encoded by the coding sequence GTGATATCGTTTTTGGCCTGTCTGAGAGACCTGTTGCTCCCGCCTTTGCCTAGGTGCCCGCTTTGTGGCGCTGAATATGAAGGGGATTGCTGTAGCCGGTGTCTGGAAGAATTAACGGAGAACCAGATGTTGTCGTGTAGAGTTTGCGGACGATTTTTCAGCAAATCTCCGGATGAAGAGCGGGTTTGTCACGCATGCCGCAACAAAGCCCCGGCCTACAGCTTTGCTAAAGCGGCCGGTATTTACGACGGCCGGCTGCGGGAAGCCATTCATTTGCTGAAATACACCGGTAAGCAATCACTGGCCGACCTTTTGGCCAGGTTATTAATTGAACAGATGATAAAAGACGAAAGGTTCCTTGATACCGATGTTGTTATCCCCGTGCCGCTGCATAAAGAAAGGCTTTTGGCAAGGACTTTTAACCAGGCGGAATTGCTGGCGCGCAGAGTTGCGAAGGAATTAATGTTGCCTTTTGACGGAACAAGCCTGACCAGGGTAAAACATACGCCTACGCAAACGAAGCTGTCTGCAGAAGAACGAAGGAGGAATCTGGTGGATTCCTTTGCGGTAGTTGCCGATGCAAATTTGAAAGGAAAAAATGTTTTGTTAATAGATGATGTTTTGACTACAGGAAGCACTGTGGAGGAATGTACGCGCACTTTAATAATGGCGGGGGCGCATAGGGTTTGCGTTCTTACCCTGGCTACCGGTTGTATTGGCGGCCAGAGAAAAAACAGTAATTTTGTATTAGTTTGA
- a CDS encoding TIGR03826 family flagellar region protein, with the protein MGELRNCPKCGKVFVMVNRNLCPDCVREEEEKFEQVRSYLKKYPGATVEQIAEKFDVEENVILRWLREGRIQDAHLEFKLTCQRCGAPIRIGTLCSRCAQELTSEMMDKAKHKKREEPALKMEDEQEKIKRRMFIVDKLRGRD; encoded by the coding sequence ATGGGAGAACTCCGGAACTGTCCTAAATGCGGCAAAGTCTTTGTAATGGTAAACAGAAATCTTTGCCCCGATTGTGTTCGGGAAGAAGAAGAAAAGTTTGAGCAGGTCAGGAGCTACCTGAAAAAATATCCAGGCGCAACGGTGGAACAGATTGCCGAAAAGTTTGATGTGGAAGAAAATGTTATACTTCGGTGGCTGCGCGAAGGGCGTATTCAGGATGCTCACCTGGAATTTAAATTAACCTGCCAGAGATGTGGCGCTCCCATCCGTATAGGTACCCTTTGCTCCAGATGCGCTCAGGAATTGACTTCGGAAATGATGGACAAAGCAAAGCATAAAAAACGGGAAGAACCGGCACTAAAAATGGAAGATGAGCAGGAAAAGATAAAAAGGCGCATGTTCATCGTGGACAAGTTAAGGGGACGGGATTGA